A region from the Methanofollis liminatans DSM 4140 genome encodes:
- a CDS encoding ATP-binding protein, with protein MKTPTADLSSLLTRYEGRQIDFKEEVSSTFYKLLSAFANTAGGTAVLGARDRDHAVTGIDLRNNAQKKLADSITSRLGIHPVIETHEIDGKNILIVTVEQSRTPVAYDGRYYTRVGDTTREMLPDELRGFFQESIEWDSVPGTFDLDEIDAASVRRFLALARKAGRLTATDPEEPVEAVLRRLGLIRDGRITNGAIALFGTDPQHHFPNTVLRIGRFRRADIIIGDHEIRGNLFAQFEEAERTIKNYIGVRYDISEEAMRESFQRKEVWDYPLPAIREALLNALIHRDYFNNTVQTQVRIFDDHIRFHNPGRLPEGVTIEMILREHYSYLRNPRIADIFYRAGLVERYGSGIERIIRALMEENLPAPEIVSTPLGFTLTMRSNPFTDEFLQALDLNDRQIAAVSYLKEHGTITNSQYQELTAVAARTALKDLNDMVAKHVLERRGTSRRDTHYVLFREMGGHRDNA; from the coding sequence ATGAAAACCCCCACGGCTGACCTCTCCTCCCTCCTCACCCGCTATGAAGGGCGGCAGATCGACTTCAAGGAAGAGGTGAGCAGCACCTTCTACAAACTCCTTTCCGCCTTCGCCAACACCGCCGGCGGCACCGCCGTCCTCGGCGCGAGGGACCGCGACCACGCCGTCACCGGCATCGACCTGCGCAACAACGCCCAGAAAAAACTCGCAGACAGCATCACAAGCCGGCTCGGCATCCACCCGGTCATCGAGACCCACGAGATCGACGGCAAAAATATCCTCATCGTCACCGTCGAGCAGAGCCGCACGCCGGTCGCCTATGACGGCCGCTACTACACCCGCGTCGGCGACACCACCCGCGAGATGCTCCCGGACGAACTGCGGGGCTTCTTCCAGGAGAGCATCGAGTGGGACAGCGTCCCCGGGACGTTCGACCTCGATGAGATCGACGCGGCGAGCGTCCGGCGGTTCCTCGCCCTCGCCCGGAAAGCTGGCCGCCTCACGGCCACCGACCCGGAAGAACCGGTCGAGGCCGTCCTCCGCCGTCTCGGCCTCATCAGGGACGGCCGCATCACCAACGGCGCCATCGCCCTCTTCGGCACCGACCCGCAGCACCACTTCCCGAACACCGTCCTGCGGATCGGGAGGTTCAGGCGGGCCGACATCATCATCGGCGACCACGAGATCAGGGGCAACCTCTTCGCCCAGTTCGAGGAGGCCGAGCGGACCATCAAGAACTACATCGGCGTCCGCTACGATATCTCCGAGGAGGCGATGCGGGAGTCCTTCCAGCGAAAGGAGGTCTGGGACTACCCGCTCCCGGCGATCCGGGAGGCCCTCCTCAACGCCCTCATCCACCGTGACTACTTCAACAACACCGTCCAGACCCAGGTCAGGATCTTCGACGACCACATCCGCTTCCACAACCCGGGCCGCCTCCCCGAGGGCGTCACCATCGAGATGATCCTCAGGGAGCACTACTCCTACCTCCGTAACCCGCGGATCGCTGACATCTTCTACCGTGCCGGCCTGGTGGAGCGCTACGGGTCTGGGATCGAACGGATCATCAGGGCACTGATGGAGGAAAACCTGCCGGCGCCAGAGATCGTCAGCACGCCCCTCGGCTTCACGCTCACCATGCGTTCAAACCCCTTCACCGACGAATTCCTGCAGGCACTCGATCTGAACGATCGGCAGATCGCGGCCGTTTCCTACCTCAAGGAGCATGGCACCATCACCAACAGCCAGTACCAGGAACTCACCGCCGTCGCTGCCCGGACCGCACTGAAAGACCTGAACGACATGGTTGCAAAGCATGTTCTTGAACGTCGTGGCACTTCACGGCGGGATACTCACTATGTTCTGTTTAGGGAGATGGGGGGTCACCGTGATAATGCGTGA
- a CDS encoding HepT-like ribonuclease domain-containing protein yields MPSVGERSFEDVVDDPMCLDAVVLRFITIGEAVKHLPADLTAGHPEIEWRKIAGLRDISVHSYYSVKPTILWDIIQTKLDPLDEAVEGMIRDEGE; encoded by the coding sequence ATGCCCTCTGTGGGGGAACGGTCGTTTGAGGATGTTGTGGACGATCCGATGTGCCTCGACGCCGTCGTGCTGCGGTTCATCACCATCGGGGAGGCGGTGAAACATCTCCCGGCCGACCTCACCGCCGGCCATCCCGAGATCGAGTGGCGAAAGATTGCCGGGCTCCGGGACATCAGTGTTCATTCGTATTATTCGGTGAAACCGACGATTCTCTGGGATATCATCCAGACCAAACTCGATCCCCTTGACGAGGCCGTCGAGGGTATGATCCGGGATGAAGGGGAATAA
- a CDS encoding PKD domain-containing protein, whose product MKTYACVCLFLLALALPAGAVPVLPQEVYGTVTCNGTPAPAGTVVAALIDGVVCGRFSLDEAGVMGGAGTFDERLIVGGESAGKTVSFIVNGEAATETLAFSPGTVARLDLTAPEDALIPQGPHAAFSASPTLGVAPLTVRFADLSANASAWAWTFGDGTTSTVQYPIHTYTAGGTYTVVLSVNGGAGVANATIGVLPVLFGDANDNGAVDQADTLRVLKQVVGLAAMPASGTDLFRQTDVHENGAIEIGDALFIAQYNVGLRGAWFGMGG is encoded by the coding sequence ATGAAAACATATGCATGTGTCTGCCTCTTCCTCCTCGCCCTCGCTCTCCCGGCCGGAGCCGTGCCCGTCCTCCCGCAGGAGGTCTACGGGACGGTGACCTGCAACGGCACCCCGGCCCCGGCCGGAACGGTCGTCGCCGCCCTGATCGACGGGGTGGTCTGCGGGCGGTTTTCCCTCGACGAGGCGGGCGTGATGGGCGGTGCCGGCACCTTCGACGAGCGGCTGATCGTAGGCGGCGAAAGTGCAGGAAAAACCGTTTCCTTCATCGTGAACGGGGAGGCGGCCACCGAGACCCTGGCGTTTTCGCCCGGCACCGTCGCCCGCCTGGACCTCACCGCTCCCGAGGACGCTCTCATCCCGCAGGGCCCCCATGCGGCCTTCTCCGCCTCGCCCACCCTGGGCGTCGCCCCCCTCACCGTCAGGTTCGCCGACCTCTCGGCGAACGCCTCGGCCTGGGCGTGGACCTTCGGCGACGGGACGACCTCGACGGTGCAGTACCCGATCCACACCTACACCGCGGGCGGCACCTACACCGTCGTCCTCTCGGTCAACGGCGGGGCGGGGGTAGCCAACGCCACGATCGGCGTTTTGCCCGTCCTCTTCGGCGACGCCAACGACAACGGCGCCGTCGACCAGGCCGACACCCTCCGGGTGCTCAAGCAGGTCGTGGGTCTGGCGGCGATGCCGGCGAGCGGGACGGATCTCTTCAGGCAGACCGACGTGCACGAGAACGGTGCGATCGAGATCGGGGACGCCCTCTTCATCGCCCAGTACAATGTGGGGCTGCGGGGGGCGTGGTTCGGGATGGGGGGATGA
- a CDS encoding nucleotidyltransferase family protein, whose amino-acid sequence MHPLALVRQNLRTIRERYGVARIGVFGSVVRGEATPESDIDILVEFREGEETFDHFMDLKFYLEDLLGRPADLVIADTLKARIRSTVLAEVVYA is encoded by the coding sequence ATGCACCCTCTCGCCCTGGTCCGCCAGAACCTCCGCACCATCCGGGAACGCTACGGTGTGGCACGCATCGGCGTATTCGGGTCGGTCGTGCGGGGCGAGGCCACCCCGGAAAGCGACATCGACATCCTGGTGGAGTTTCGGGAGGGGGAGGAGACCTTCGACCATTTCATGGACCTCAAGTTCTACCTCGAAGACCTCCTGGGCCGGCCGGCCGATCTCGTCATTGCCGATACCTTAAAGGCCAGGATCAGGAGCACCGTTCTGGCAGAGGTGGTCTATGCCTAG